Below is a genomic region from Syngnathoides biaculeatus isolate LvHL_M chromosome 5, ASM1980259v1, whole genome shotgun sequence.
TGACAATCGATGGAGTAATGAGCAAGTTACAACTTCTTTTCAGTGTTCGTTTTACGGGAATctggacctttccaacatggccgGTACATTCGCACGTTTGTTAGCCGGCCTGCTAACTTGTCTATATCGCTGAAAGAAACAGGCTTCTGCTGGTGACGTCGTAACCGGCCAGAGAGGCGCGGGAATGGCGTAACTGAGTTCCCGCCACTTCGACTTTTCTCACGACGGAAACAACATTTAACTATCCTGTAATAATCTTTCCAAGATGATACTTTTATTTTCGACACATTTGAACTCCATTTTGGGGCATTCAACTGAGCTTCCCGGGTTGACCCCACGCGGAAACTTCGGTTTCGAGCAGGCACGCGATTGctattttgtgtcatttttttttgtttgtttgtttttaaattttgcatAGATTACGTGAAAGTCTGCAAAATGTTAGTACCGGCAAAAATCGGAAGAGGCCACCATATTTAGCGATCACCTTTTTGCCCGCCGGGCCTCCAAATTGAAGTTCCAAGGTGGCGGACGCCAGCAGCTTTGGCACGTTTGCCCTCCCCGACCGAGTTTTTGTCAACTTGCTGGATTGCGGCTTGTCATGCGTGAAACCAGAAGCGGCCTTCAATTTCTGAGGGAGGTTTGGCTCATTGCAAAAATGCTTCCGAGGAGACTGGAGGGCTGTCGCCGTCAAATAGGCCATGGAAGTGACCGATCGTGATTTGTTACTGTTAGATGACGAGACGAGACGAGACGAGACGAGAGGAGGTGATTTTGATCTCCGTGACCTTTTGGAAACGTGACGAGAACTTCGTCCCACCAGAAGGTTACGACTTTGCTAGCCATGTTCAAAAATAAGATGTTTGGCCGCAAGTCATGATTCTACTTTCCATAAATTGACGACAGTTGAACTAGAAGCAGATCTTTGTCAAtctttcaaaacgagacataagTCACAAAATCAATCCAAAATCGGAAAGTAACTCTCTGGAGCGACAATCAAACTCGCTGTTGATTCATTTGATGTCTCTTGGGTTCCGTTCAAGTCCAAGTTTTGTTGGAAAGGTCTTTTTAAGACAACGCGCTCCAAACGAGATCGTTTTAACTTGCCAAGTTTTATTGGAGACAAAGAGGCGGGATCTGTAAAGCGGGCGGGGAGGCAGAAACCAGGCGGGACGCGAAGCCGCGGGCTTCTATTGCCGCGCCGCCGTCTGACGCGAGGACGACCCGCCGCACAGCGTCCGCCCCTCCACCTCGATCACCGTGCCGCTCAGCTTCTCGGCCAGTCCTCGGATGTCTTTGGCCTCCTCCAGGTCAGTCAGCTGCCACTCGGGAGTAACTGAGGAGGAGAAGGGAGGGGACGGCGGTCACGTGACGagacgcggcggcggcgagatGTGCGCGTTGACGCCGCGACTCACTTTGCAAATCTTTCTTGAGGGCGGCCTTGGAGCTGGCGTGGACCATCTTGCATTTGATGGGAGCGTCCTCGGGAGCCCTGCGCCGAAACAAAGCGGCAAGTCACGTCGACGTCGCGGCGCACGCACGCAGGCAGGCCCTCGCGCGGGCGCGCTCCGACCCCGGACCCGCGGTCTCGGCTCTTGCCGCCCAAATGAGCCGCTGCTCGCGTCAGGCGCGGACCTCGCAACGAGCCGGTGGTCAAAGCCAATCTGGAGTCGATTAAATACAGATTTTGCTGACGAGCTTCTAAATCGAAATGACCCAAGTCCGAGTGGTCCCACGGGGGCTCAGAAGTGGTCGTAATGTCAAGTCTCGCGAGGCTCAAAACATCAAACGAGCGTCGCGCTTTGGGGGAGGGACAGCGacacgttagcattagcatgttaGCACCCAGACACCCACCAGGAAACGAAGACCAGGCACGCCTTGTCGCTGGACTCTTTGGTCTTGTAGGCCACGTCGAAGACTGCGTATCGGCAGTCTTTGACTGGTAGCATGCTGATGAAGGTGGCGTACGGGTCGCAGTCGTCAGCCATGATCTGTTTTTCCTTCTCCACCATGATCCTCTTGCGGTCGTCGCTGACGCGGAAGAAAACCACCTTCAGCTTCTTCTTGAACTTGAGCTCGTCGTACGTGCAGAGAACCTCGTCCTCCACGGTCACGCCTGATGCCTGTCCACAAGGGCGCAGTTACCACGGCAACCCAGACACCCCACAACAAAAATTGCTGCAAAAgaaaatcggggggggggggggtgggggggggtcgattTTCTCCAAAACAGACGAGCTTCTGTCGGAGTttgatttttgctcaaattCTGGCGCTGGTGCCAGGTCAGGCGATTCGATAGGAGCTGAATCGGCGcgacaatgggggggggggggggggggccaaaaataaatgaagataaATACAAACATTGCAATAAATACTGAAAGAATTCAGGACTGAAGTGACTAGAAATACTCCTGATTAAATATtaacatgcatttcatgactcTTTGCCGGTCATATAGTGCAAAACCTCCACCTGCCGGTTTCAGCGCTCGAGGAACGCCGACAAACGGAGCAGTCGGGGGGGCAGGCAACCGGTGGGCGGGGGGGGAATCTTCATTCCTTCATTTCAGTCAGCCGTCCCCGGATGAGCGCTTTCGTTTTTGCTCCCGCTCGGTACGCGGCTGGATCCGTTGGAGTGGGCAGCGGCGGTCCGAGCCTGAACGGCGCCCTACacgaggaccccccccccccacccgccacaAGTGCTGCGCTGTTGCGCA
It encodes:
- the LOC133501182 gene encoding cofilin-2-like, whose translation is MTDRLWHSGRTSTSRGRRRVTPPPARDPRFERSDLFGREAEAGAEGRGPQVLAGRAGSLSLPLQKTTPRSREVTPVDAHHKRLPGLSERLRKPQQQKRRQYPRADNMASGVTVEDEVLCTYDELKFKKKLKVVFFRVSDDRKRIMVEKEKQIMADDCDPYATFISMLPVKDCRYAVFDVAYKTKESSDKACLVFVSWAPEDAPIKCKMVHASSKAALKKDLQITPEWQLTDLEEAKDIRGLAEKLSGTVIEVEGRTLCGGSSSRQTAARQ